The proteins below come from a single Macaca fascicularis isolate 582-1 chromosome 9, T2T-MFA8v1.1 genomic window:
- the LOC102128653 gene encoding ras-related protein Rab-1A, protein MSSMNPEYDYLFKLLLIGDSGVGKSCLLLRFADDTYTESYISTIGVDFKIRTIELDGKTIKLQIWDTAGQERFRTITSSYYRGAHGIIVVYDVTDQESFNNVKQWLQEIDRYASENVNKLLVGNKCDLTTKKVVDYTTAKEFADSLGIPFLETSAKNATNVEQSFMTMAAEIKKRMGPGATAGGAEKSNVKIQSTPVKQSGGGCC, encoded by the coding sequence ATGTCCAGCATGAATCCCGAATATGATTATTTATTCAAGTTACTTCTGATTGGCGACTCTGGGGTTGGAAAGTCTTGCCTTCTTCTTAGGTTTGCAGATGATACATATACAGAAAGCTACATCAGCACAATTGGTGTGGATTTCAAAATAAGAACTATAGAGTTAGACGGGAAAACAATCAAGCTTCAAATATGGGACACAGCAGGCCAGGAAAGATTTCGAACAATCACCTCCAGTTATTACAGAGGAGCCCATGGCATCATAGTTGTGTATGATGTGACAGATCAGGAGTCCTTCAATAATGTTAAACAGTGGCTGCAGGAAATAGATCGTTATGCCAGTGAAAATGTCAACAAATTGTTGGTAGGGAACAAATGTGATCTGACCACAAAGAAAGTAGTAGACTACACAACAGCAAAGGAATTTGCTGATTCCCTTGGAATTCCGTTTTTGGAAACCAGTGCTAAGAATGCAACGAATGTAGAACAGTCTTTCATGACGATGGCAGCTGAGATTAAAAAGCGAATGGGTCCCGGAGCAACAGCTGGTGGTGCTGAGAAGTCCAATGTTAAAATTCAGAGCACTCCGGTCAAGCAGTCAGGTGGAGGTTGCTGCTAA